From a region of the Chitinivibrionales bacterium genome:
- a CDS encoding glycosyltransferase family 39 protein: MDPHSSSFLEENAGINAVFHGQFRKTDLLAYSLLAAVFLFRLIYAAFLPIVPDEAYYWDWSRDLSWGYYDHPPMIAWLIFLSRKVFGETLPGVRSAVIACGSLASVVSYLLAKKYVVKTSSLLLWIVISNSVVLFCVGSLLATPDIPLVLFWSLSLFFGYKAVFEPSSISWIILGIAAGLGLLSKYTFILFPISLFIFLAVSRDHRAWFGRWQPYAAACIALIVFLPNLIWNQQHGWQAVMFQTSHGLNKHIALHLDTLGDFIAGQLGVLSIFPFVLLAWALWFFLKASTLQGKIVYLVSFCIVPFGFFLIASLQKKVEANWTACAYVSGIILVSLFWENLDPAKNKSIRRFAIASAAIAAVAAATILAHFQIPFLPLPPQNDPSAQVRGWKELAIDIDGIRERIDPHRASPLCTQRYQEASVFGFYLPDHPKMFALNTNSRDNQYSLWPQRRPAAGSSVFLLHSTDDWFLDTIIKKNFSIIALRDRATLRQSKTITNDWGIYSGVLK, encoded by the coding sequence ATGGATCCCCATTCCAGCAGCTTCTTGGAAGAAAACGCCGGCATAAATGCTGTCTTTCATGGCCAATTCCGCAAGACGGACCTGTTGGCATATTCGCTGCTCGCCGCGGTGTTTCTTTTCCGGCTGATCTACGCCGCATTTCTTCCCATTGTGCCGGACGAGGCCTATTACTGGGACTGGTCGCGTGACCTTTCGTGGGGCTATTATGACCATCCCCCCATGATCGCCTGGCTCATTTTCCTATCACGCAAGGTCTTCGGCGAAACACTGCCCGGCGTACGGTCTGCCGTCATTGCCTGCGGATCTCTCGCATCGGTGGTTTCATACCTTCTTGCTAAAAAGTATGTCGTTAAAACCTCATCTCTCCTCCTATGGATCGTTATTTCCAACAGTGTTGTTTTGTTTTGCGTCGGGTCGCTTCTCGCCACGCCCGACATACCGCTCGTGCTGTTCTGGTCCCTGTCGCTGTTCTTTGGATATAAGGCCGTCTTTGAGCCATCGTCCATCTCATGGATCATTCTCGGGATCGCCGCCGGGCTCGGCCTTCTTTCCAAATACACCTTCATCCTTTTTCCGATCTCACTTTTCATTTTTCTGGCCGTTTCCCGCGACCACCGCGCCTGGTTCGGCCGATGGCAGCCCTATGCCGCGGCCTGCATTGCGCTCATTGTTTTTCTTCCCAACCTGATTTGGAACCAGCAGCATGGATGGCAGGCTGTCATGTTCCAAACGTCACACGGTTTGAATAAGCACATTGCACTGCATTTGGATACGCTCGGTGATTTCATTGCGGGCCAGCTCGGCGTCCTGTCGATTTTTCCGTTTGTCCTTCTGGCCTGGGCGCTGTGGTTTTTCCTGAAAGCCAGCACTTTACAAGGGAAAATAGTCTACCTTGTTTCTTTCTGCATTGTTCCTTTCGGCTTTTTCCTCATCGCGAGCCTGCAGAAGAAAGTCGAGGCCAACTGGACCGCCTGCGCCTATGTGAGCGGCATTATTCTTGTTTCGCTCTTCTGGGAGAATCTCGATCCGGCAAAAAACAAAAGCATACGGCGTTTTGCCATTGCCTCCGCGGCGATCGCCGCCGTCGCGGCCGCTACCATACTCGCCCATTTTCAAATACCCTTTCTTCCTCTTCCGCCGCAGAATGATCCATCGGCGCAGGTGCGCGGCTGGAAGGAGCTGGCAATTGACATTGACGGAATTCGGGAGCGGATCGATCCGCACCGCGCATCGCCCCTTTGCACGCAGCGCTACCAGGAAGCTTCGGTTTTCGGCTTTTATCTTCCCGACCATCCCAAAATGTTCGCCCTCAACACGAATTCACGGGACAACCAGTATTCACTGTGGCCGCAGCGCAGGCCCGCGGCGGGTTCAAGCGTCTTCTTGCTCCATTCGACGGATGATTGGTTTCTTGATACGATCATCAAGAAAAACTTTTCAATAATCGCCCTCAGGGACAGAGCGACGCTTCGTCAAAGCAAAACCATCACGAACGACTGGGGAATTTATTCAGGAGTCCTGAAGTGA
- the proB gene encoding glutamate 5-kinase produces MSSPAFRKEITANSTIVVKVGSRILTSQDNVPNLRRVGGLVDAIALLVRSRRRVLLVSSGAIAHGMMALRYKKRPSTIPEKQACASIGQIRLMNMYESLFSKHGVPIGQVLLSWDDLRDKKRYLNLRNTLFQLFDMAAVPIINENDSVAVEEIRFGENDTLAAQLSMLVQADLFVNLTDINGLYDANPAVSSEARQIPVVQSITPAIHRYASESSSEISVGGMRTKLKAAEMVTRAGITALIGDGFHRTLQQVLADPQAGTLFLAGEKKMSARHRWIAFTGQPRGTVTIDTGAMRAITEKGKSLLPAGIQKISGTFKTGDMVDIQDAERRVIGRGLANYSSVEAEKIAGCKTADIAARLGQKAFDEFIHRDNLVIL; encoded by the coding sequence ATGTCCTCCCCCGCCTTCCGCAAGGAAATCACCGCAAATTCGACGATCGTCGTGAAAGTCGGAAGCAGGATCCTCACTTCGCAGGATAACGTCCCGAACCTCAGGCGTGTGGGCGGGCTTGTGGACGCCATAGCCCTGCTGGTCCGTTCCAGGCGGCGCGTGCTGCTCGTTTCCTCGGGCGCCATCGCGCACGGCATGATGGCGCTGCGTTACAAAAAACGCCCTTCGACGATTCCCGAAAAGCAAGCCTGCGCTTCCATCGGACAGATCCGCCTCATGAACATGTACGAATCACTGTTCTCTAAGCATGGCGTGCCCATCGGCCAGGTGCTGCTTTCCTGGGACGACCTGCGGGACAAGAAGCGGTACCTCAACCTGCGCAACACGCTTTTCCAGCTGTTCGACATGGCCGCCGTCCCCATCATCAACGAAAATGACTCCGTGGCGGTGGAGGAAATACGGTTCGGCGAAAACGACACGCTTGCGGCCCAGCTATCGATGCTCGTGCAGGCAGACCTTTTCGTGAACCTCACCGACATCAACGGCCTCTACGATGCCAACCCTGCGGTGAGCAGCGAAGCGCGCCAGATTCCTGTCGTTCAAAGCATTACCCCGGCAATCCACCGGTACGCTTCCGAAAGCTCGAGCGAAATAAGCGTCGGCGGCATGCGCACCAAGCTCAAAGCGGCCGAGATGGTGACCAGGGCCGGCATCACCGCGCTCATCGGCGACGGCTTCCACCGCACACTGCAGCAGGTGCTTGCCGATCCCCAGGCAGGCACCCTCTTCTTGGCCGGCGAGAAAAAAATGTCTGCACGCCACCGTTGGATCGCGTTTACGGGCCAGCCCCGCGGAACCGTCACCATCGACACGGGCGCGATGCGGGCGATCACCGAAAAGGGAAAAAGCCTTCTTCCCGCCGGCATCCAGAAAATTTCAGGCACGTTCAAGACCGGCGACATGGTTGACATACAGGACGCCGAGCGCCGGGTCATCGGCCGCGGGCTGGCGAACTATTCCTCGGTAGAAGCCGAGAAAATCGCCGGGTGCAAGACCGCCGACATCGCCGCGCGGCTCGGGCAGAAGGCCTTCGACGAGTTCATCCACCGGGACAACCTTGTCATCCTCTGA
- a CDS encoding patatin-like phospholipase family protein translates to MTAARQQHTIQLLSALALCILCLLSGPARCSPKQCVILVLSGGGARGLAQIGTLKALEKTGIKPDLIVGTSIGAIIGCLYAAGYSADSIARFAKSVDWGDIFSNEPPRKEMLMSRKSETGNYLFEVRFDKNLNLLLPHSISEGQVFYTVLAPKLAAVQHRFGADFDSLPIPLRIVSTDIVTGRMVVFSKGNLTAAIRASCGFPLIFSPVNVDTMLLMDGGLMSNIPVSVGLDEFPGSYVIAVDVTSPLWDKQSLSNPARLVDQVVNIGLAKQKAAEKKLAATLITPDLSGILNTDFSKADTIVSRGYAASIPALEKIQAASADSAGIPAPCNRSDSVSGPFTFLYAIAPVAASLKKAFVGTAAVPVAEFKKKVYTVLAAQGRPFDRIRSIARKDSSTVVTLAPGIVKGFSVTGNNVTNLFVIQTSLGMNAGDTLTPQKISRAMSGLYSTGLFKNVNITADTGGMVEIVLTEQDYWRARVGLRFDEYNLLEGYVQPAYENLFGLGISTSLHLQYGSMREKYAFELLENHIFSSAIANMVQVQGYLARERVVTRSEYADSLDSILTHVKLEEQTLQKLGVMGIAGVQLGKFFMLEGGIRFERFAVYQSMAFKDPFGAFKGGMEYLMLRLSGDDLDRFPFPEKGQKHYITIGGAHDVIGGTAGFFKIDGHFSQYYTIGKIHTFSPQLQFVWATDSMPDVEKVYLGGAGPEEKYKEIGVYNYIPFFGLRPRAMPGDIALLLHGDYRLKLQQSLYLSCSLDWGYAWPWKDRWKLDSLRWSGLQKIGSEFLDQAPLGIGIGVAYDTPLGPIRFSWGRLLRNKLDPELSILSENLFYLSLGHDF, encoded by the coding sequence GTGACGGCCGCGCGCCAGCAGCATACCATACAACTTCTATCGGCACTGGCTCTCTGCATCCTGTGCCTGCTTTCGGGACCCGCCAGATGTTCCCCGAAGCAATGCGTCATTCTCGTTCTCAGCGGCGGCGGGGCGCGCGGCCTTGCGCAGATCGGCACGCTCAAGGCGCTCGAAAAGACGGGCATAAAACCGGATCTCATCGTCGGGACCAGCATCGGCGCGATCATCGGCTGCCTCTATGCAGCGGGATACAGCGCCGACAGCATCGCGCGGTTCGCAAAATCGGTGGACTGGGGAGATATTTTTTCGAACGAGCCGCCGCGCAAAGAAATGCTGATGAGCCGCAAGAGCGAGACGGGAAACTACCTGTTCGAGGTCCGCTTCGATAAAAATCTCAATCTGCTTCTCCCCCATTCAATCTCCGAGGGCCAGGTGTTTTACACCGTGCTTGCGCCGAAGCTCGCGGCAGTTCAGCACCGGTTCGGCGCCGATTTTGACAGCCTCCCCATCCCGTTGCGGATCGTTTCCACCGACATCGTTACCGGCCGCATGGTGGTCTTTTCGAAGGGCAACCTCACCGCCGCCATCCGCGCATCGTGCGGGTTTCCGCTCATATTCTCTCCTGTCAATGTTGACACCATGCTACTCATGGACGGCGGGCTCATGTCGAACATCCCGGTGTCGGTCGGGCTCGACGAGTTTCCCGGCTCCTATGTGATCGCCGTTGACGTCACTTCTCCGCTGTGGGACAAGCAGTCCCTTTCCAATCCGGCGCGGCTCGTCGACCAGGTCGTGAACATCGGGCTTGCCAAGCAGAAAGCGGCGGAAAAAAAGCTCGCCGCGACGCTCATCACGCCCGACCTTTCCGGGATCCTCAACACCGATTTTTCCAAAGCGGACACCATCGTGTCGCGCGGTTACGCGGCATCCATTCCCGCGCTTGAAAAAATACAGGCGGCGTCCGCCGATTCTGCGGGCATTCCGGCGCCGTGCAACAGAAGTGATTCCGTTTCCGGCCCGTTCACTTTTCTTTATGCCATCGCTCCGGTCGCCGCCTCCCTTAAAAAGGCATTCGTCGGCACGGCAGCTGTTCCCGTTGCTGAATTCAAAAAAAAGGTGTACACGGTCCTTGCAGCGCAAGGCCGTCCCTTTGACCGGATCCGTTCCATCGCGCGCAAGGATTCCAGCACCGTCGTGACGCTCGCACCCGGTATCGTTAAAGGATTTTCCGTCACTGGAAACAACGTCACCAATTTATTCGTCATCCAGACCTCGCTCGGCATGAATGCCGGCGACACACTCACCCCGCAGAAAATCAGCAGGGCCATGTCGGGATTGTATTCCACCGGTTTGTTTAAAAATGTCAATATCACCGCGGACACCGGCGGAATGGTCGAGATCGTGCTCACGGAGCAGGATTACTGGCGCGCCCGCGTCGGCCTCCGGTTTGACGAATACAATCTGCTCGAAGGCTATGTCCAGCCGGCCTACGAAAACCTTTTCGGGCTCGGCATCTCCACATCGCTGCACCTGCAATACGGTTCGATGAGGGAGAAATATGCGTTTGAACTCCTCGAAAACCACATTTTCTCCTCCGCCATCGCGAACATGGTGCAAGTCCAGGGATATCTCGCCCGCGAGCGCGTAGTGACCCGCTCGGAATACGCGGATTCGCTTGACTCAATACTCACCCATGTGAAACTCGAGGAGCAGACGCTGCAGAAACTGGGCGTCATGGGGATCGCCGGGGTGCAGTTGGGAAAGTTTTTCATGCTCGAAGGCGGCATCAGGTTTGAGCGATTCGCCGTATATCAGTCAATGGCATTCAAGGATCCTTTCGGCGCATTCAAAGGCGGCATGGAGTACCTGATGCTGCGTCTCAGCGGCGACGACCTCGACAGATTTCCCTTTCCCGAAAAAGGACAAAAACACTATATTACTATCGGCGGGGCGCATGATGTCATCGGCGGAACAGCAGGTTTTTTTAAAATAGACGGGCATTTCAGCCAGTATTACACGATTGGAAAAATCCATACATTTTCACCCCAGTTGCAGTTTGTGTGGGCCACCGATTCGATGCCTGACGTTGAAAAAGTGTACCTAGGGGGAGCGGGGCCCGAAGAAAAATACAAGGAAATAGGCGTTTACAATTATATTCCCTTTTTCGGACTACGGCCGCGCGCGATGCCGGGCGATATCGCGCTCCTGTTGCATGGGGATTACCGGCTGAAGCTCCAACAGAGCCTGTACTTATCGTGCTCGTTGGATTGGGGTTATGCATGGCCTTGGAAAGATCGCTGGAAACTTGATAGTTTGAGATGGAGCGGACTGCAGAAAATCGGGTCGGAGTTCCTTGACCAGGCGCCGTTAGGAATCGGCATAGGAGTCGCCTACGATACCCCGTTGGGGCCCATCCGTTTTTCATGGGGCAGGCTGCTGCGCAACAAGCTCGATCCCGAACTTTCGATTTTGTCGGAAAACCTTTTTTATCTTTCTCTTGGGCATGATTTTTGA
- a CDS encoding histidine kinase dimerization/phospho-acceptor domain-containing protein, which translates to MRLTISSKLFLGFLCVIFLNAIFVILINKLSDLNSLADILKRQDHVKNELLNVASLQSDKRRSRTSFEAIGRSESVENFKQTGKTMLQGLDSVNLELSAISRLDSSVFRKSVATNDHYESHLKLLSLVNAVEQYTALYDKSFATLAFSGKRPDSLKYVAGDKGLPLIRVLDSADMRLTKSLKSADFLIDEQTKSAIKATEGRISDIKQMTIIILGIVVLVALGFALFFSLVITNSLRRLKESASLIGKGDFSFDKSGYPTDEIGDLAAAFYDMAADLKKTQEELVKSKRLAAIGEVVASVNHEINNPLMIISGNAQFLQMSMKDYPEEMKERVKVILEETDRISAVTRKMREIKNPIVEEYTSSGEQMINLDKSSTE; encoded by the coding sequence ATGCGTCTGACCATTTCCTCCAAATTATTTTTGGGATTCCTCTGCGTCATTTTCTTGAACGCCATCTTCGTCATCCTCATCAACAAGCTATCGGACCTCAACAGCCTTGCGGACATCCTCAAGCGGCAGGACCATGTAAAAAACGAACTGCTCAATGTTGCGAGCCTGCAGAGCGACAAACGGAGGAGCCGGACATCATTCGAGGCCATCGGCAGGTCGGAGTCGGTGGAGAATTTCAAGCAGACCGGCAAGACCATGCTGCAGGGGCTCGATTCGGTGAACCTCGAACTGAGCGCCATCTCACGCCTCGACTCGAGCGTGTTCCGCAAGTCCGTCGCCACCAATGATCATTACGAAAGCCATCTGAAACTCCTGTCGCTCGTCAACGCCGTGGAGCAGTATACGGCGCTCTACGACAAATCGTTCGCGACGCTCGCCTTTTCCGGCAAGCGTCCCGACTCCCTGAAATACGTCGCCGGCGACAAAGGGCTGCCGCTCATCCGCGTCCTCGATTCCGCCGACATGCGTCTCACCAAGTCGCTCAAGTCGGCCGATTTCCTCATCGACGAGCAGACCAAAAGCGCCATCAAGGCCACCGAGGGAAGGATCAGCGACATCAAGCAGATGACCATCATCATCCTCGGCATCGTCGTGCTCGTCGCCCTCGGATTCGCGCTCTTTTTCTCGCTCGTCATCACGAATTCCCTGCGTCGCCTCAAGGAATCGGCGAGCCTCATCGGCAAGGGCGACTTTTCCTTTGACAAGTCGGGCTATCCCACGGATGAGATCGGCGATCTCGCCGCCGCGTTCTACGACATGGCCGCCGACCTCAAGAAGACGCAGGAGGAGCTGGTGAAATCGAAGCGGCTCGCGGCGATCGGCGAAGTGGTCGCTTCCGTCAACCACGAGATCAACAACCCGCTCATGATCATTTCGGGGAACGCACAGTTTCTCCAGATGTCCATGAAAGACTACCCCGAAGAGATGAAGGAGCGCGTGAAGGTCATCCTCGAGGAGACCGACCGGATCTCTGCGGTAACGAGGAAGATGCGGGAGATCAAGAATCCCATCGTCGAGGAATACACATCGAGCGGCGAGCAGATGATAAACCTTGACAAATCCTCCACCGAATAA